The Vicia villosa cultivar HV-30 ecotype Madison, WI linkage group LG1, Vvil1.0, whole genome shotgun sequence genome includes a region encoding these proteins:
- the LOC131647966 gene encoding uncharacterized protein LOC131647966 produces the protein MDRSWMYDRVNSDRYGLKDEFVSGVEDFVNKAMNRPQFLDEGGIRCPCVKCVSILLKTPNVVKHHLYKYGFLPNYYTWIDHGEADQSVDIDGHSSSGGNAGRDNTGDEEQFDAMNEMISDVFRPSVNAPNVNVDMENEIVSEGEVPNEKAQQFYDELISANQPIYEGASESGLSISVKLLAAMSNWHVPQKAMDFFSQMLIDVCPTKGCLPEKYYQVKKLVSKLGLEVEKIDCCVNGCLLYFKEDRTLTQCRVCGAARYVPRKCGMGQYKDVAVKRMFYFPIIPRLQRLFASKESAAQMRWHRENPNDPNILCHPSDGKAWKHFDEVYPDYASDPRNVRLGLCTDGFTPYIQASSTPYSCWPIIVTPYNLPPEMCMTKPYLFLTCLVPGPYNPKAKIDVYLQPLIDDLQRLWRDGIMTYDISMQQNFVMRAHLMWTINDFPAYGMLSGWGTQGRLACPYCMDITDAFTLRYGGKSCWFDCHRRFLPMDHPFRKSKKRFAKDTIKKKNHHICLLAMMSGKQFVIFQKLQTVIGPPNFQGMAKNIIGSKEVYFGIFHIGRTTC, from the coding sequence ATGGATCGAAGTTGGATGTATGATAGAGTAAACTCCGATAGGTatggtttgaaagatgaatttgTTAGTGGAGTTGAAGATTTTGTCAATAAAGCCATGAATCGACCACAATTTTTAGACGAGGGGGGGATAAGGTGTCCTTGTGTAAAATGCGTCTCCATTCTCTTGAAGACGCCTAATGTGGTCAAACATCACTTGTACAAATATGGTTTTTTGCCCAACTATTATACATGGATTGATCATGGAGAAGCGGATCAAAGTGTGGACATTGATGGTCATTCTAGTAGCGGCGGGAATGCTGGTCGAGATAATACAGGTGATGAAGAACAATttgatgcaatgaatgaaatgatcTCTGATGTTTTTAGGCCATCTGTTAATGCCCCAAATGTGAATGTTGATATGGAAAACGAAATAGTTAGTGAGGGTGAGGTACCAAATGAAAAAGCTCAACAATTTTATGATGAATTGATCTCTGCAAACCAACCGATTTATGAGGGAGCTTCTGAATCCGGACTATCTATTTCAGTTAAGCTGTTGGCTGCCATGTCTAATTGGCATGTTCCTCAAAAGGCCATGGATTTTTTCTCCCAAATGCTAATCGACGTTTGTCCAACTAAAGGATGCTTACCTGAAAAATATTACCAAGTGAAGAAGTTGGTGTCTAAGTTAGGATTAGAGGTTGAGAAAATTGATTGTTGTGTGAATGGATGCTTATTATATTTTAAAGAAGATAGAACTTTAACTCAATGTAGAGTTTGTGGAGCTGCTAGGTATGTTCCACGAAAGTGTGGAATGGGACAATACAAAGATGTGGCAGTGAAGAGAATGTTCTATTTTCCGATCATTCCTAGGTTACAACGACTCTTTGCTTCAAAGGAATCTGCAGCTCAAATGAGATGGCATCGTGAGAACCCCAACGATCCAAATATTTTATGTCACCCATCTGATGGAAAAGCATGGAAACACTTCGATGAAGTTTATCCCGATTATGCTAGTGACCCAAGAAATGTAAGATTGGGTTTATGTACGGATGGGTTTACCCCTTACATTCAAGCCTCTAGTACTCCATATTCATGCTGGCCGATAATAGTCACACCCTACAATCTCCCTCCCGAAATGTGCATGACCAAACCTTACTTGTTCTTGACTTGTCTTGTACCTGGACCGTACAATCCGAAAGCTAAAATAGATGTCTACTTGCAACCTTTGATAGATGATTTGCAACGCTTGTGGAGAGATGGCATTATGACTTATGATATCTCTATGCAACAAAATTTTGTAATGAGAGCGCATTTAATGTGGACGatcaatgattttccagcatatggTATGTTGTCTGGATGGGGGACACAAGGTAGATTAGCATGCCCTTATTGCATGGACATTACCGATGCTTTCACCTTAAGATATGGTGGAAAAAGTTGTTGGTTTGATTGTCATCGTAGGTTTTTACCAATGGATCATCCGTttagaaaaagtaaaaaaagatTTGCAAAAGACACGATTAAGAAAAAAAACCACCATATATGTTTACTGGCCATGATGTCTGGGAAGCAGTTCGTGATTTTCCAAAAGTTACAGACAGTGATTGGGCCTCCAAATTTCCAGGGTATGGCAAAAAACATAATTGGatcaaaagaagtatattttgggatctTCCATATTGGAAGGACAACTTGTTAA